From Medicago truncatula cultivar Jemalong A17 chromosome 7, MtrunA17r5.0-ANR, whole genome shotgun sequence, a single genomic window includes:
- the LOC25498997 gene encoding metacaspase-9: MERKNKRLAVLVGCNYPNTPNELRGCINDVLAMKDTLVKRFGFDHANIQLLTDDDPKNSSSTMPTGANIKQALSSMVDKAEAGDVLYFHYSGHGTRIPSKIHGHPFRHEEAIVPCDFNLITDLDFRQLVNRIPKGASLTILSDSCHSGGLIDKEKEQIGPSSFDDKNATLKLSDHKPKTIPYESIFQHVSSLTNINTTDIGTHLLEFFGSDASLRFRLTSRDLEEGVLLKPDEGILLSGCQSDETSADMSPNMSNGKAYGAFSNAVQIVLKENKGKLSNREVVVKARDVLKGQGFVQHPCLYCSDENADDVFLLQMLEL, from the exons atggagagaaaaaacaaGAGGCTTGCAGTTTTGGTAGGGTGCAATTATCCAAACACTCCCAATGAATTGCGTGGTTGCATAAATGATGTCTTGGCCATGAAGGACACATTGGTGAAGCGTTTTGGGTTTGATCATGCCAATATTCAGCTTCTCACTGATGATGATCCTAAAAACTCTTCATCAACTATGCCAACTGGTGCTAACATTAAACAAGCATTATCAAGCATGGTTGATAAAGCTGAAGCAGGGGATGTGCTTTATTTTCATTATAGTGGACATGGAACTAGGATTCCTTCCAAGATACATGGACATCCTTTTCGACATGAAGAAGCTATTGTGCCTTGTGACTTCAATCTTATCACTG ATTTGGACTTCAGACAACTAGTAAATCGGATTCCAAAAGGAGCAAGCTTAACAATTCTCTCGGATTCATGTCATAGTGGTGGCTTAATTgacaaagaaaaagaacaaattgGACCATCCTCATTTGATGACAAAAATGCAACATTGAAACTAAGTGATCATAAACCAAAGACTATTCCCTATGAGTCAATATTTCAACACGTCTCTTCGTTAACAAACATAAACACAACAGACATTGGAACTCATCTCCTTGAGTTTTTCGGCTCGGATGCAAGTTTGAGGTTTCGGCTTACGTCACGCGATCTTGAAGAAGGAGTTCTGTTGAAACCGGATGAAGGGATTCTGTTGAGTGGTTGTCAATCTGATGAGACATCTGCAGATATGAGTCCAAATATGAGTAATGGAAAAGCTTATGGTGCATTTAGCAATGCTGTTCAGATTGTGTTGAAGGAAAATAAGGGGAAATTAAGTAATAGAGAGGTTGTGGTGAAGGCTAGGGATGTTCTAAAAGGACAAGGATTTGTGCAACATCCTTGTCTTTATTGTAGTGATGAGAATGCTGATGATGTCTTTTTGTTGCAAATGTTAGAACTCTGA